From one Babylonia areolata isolate BAREFJ2019XMU chromosome 35, ASM4173473v1, whole genome shotgun sequence genomic stretch:
- the LOC143277786 gene encoding uncharacterized protein LOC143277786, with protein MFPAKRSRGNHVAANNDHDDPREMNSGCCSGGGGGGDRGGGGGGGGGSCPGGGGGGGRTTTTTTTTTTTTTERQKRVRTSFKQHQLRTMRGYFSVNHNPDAKDLRQLALRTGLSKRVLQVWFQNARAKYRRSLTKQQTPEDDSRATGVTTAAVSSLGAVDDDGSDAGHREGEGQGEGEGEGFLTDSFLFPRSPAALSDISSTASLCGEGSLTAVECGGDHHQYNSSGDLWLL; from the exons ATGTTTC CGGCCAAACGTTCTCGGGGGAATCATGTCGCCGCCAACAACGACCACGACGACCCGAGGGAAATGAACAGTGGTTGCTGTagcggaggtggaggtggaggagatagaggtggaggaggaggaggtggtggaggctcttgtccaggaggaggaggaggaggaggtcggacgacgacgacgaccaccaccaccaccaccaccaccacagagcgCCAGAAGCGCGTGCGCACGAGCTTCAAGCAGCACCAGCTGCGCACGATGCGAGGCTACTTCAGCGTCAACCACAACCCTGACGCCAAGGACCTGAGGCAGCTAGCGCTCCGGACCGGCCTTTCCAAGAGGGTGCTGCAG GTGTGGTTCCAGAACGCCAGGGCCAAGTACCGCAGAAGCCTGACCAAGCAACAGACGCCGGAAGACGACAGCCGAGCGACAGGGGTCACAACCGCGGCAGTTTCCTCCCTCGGGGCGGTAGACGACGACGGCAGTGATGCTGgacacagggagggggaggggcagggggagggggaaggggaagggttcCTGACCGACAGTTTCCTCTTCCCTCGGTCACCAGCCGCCCTCTCGGACATCAGTTCTACGGCCTCCCTGTGTGGGGAAGGGTCACTGACGGCCGTGGAGTGTGGAGGGGACCACCACCAATACAACAGCTCTGGAGACTTGTGGCTCCTGTAA